In Candidatus Dependentiae bacterium, one genomic interval encodes:
- a CDS encoding ankyrin repeat domain-containing protein → MRHFLLCLCTISLPLNAMDGFLPTAFTAAAMSIFTGTAVHKHKQQELERIQHELDVLQEKIGIQDQLLHQLRHQGCLIKKDGKEYVCNPLNNFINRSILQDELNIQNALHMLTSIPTFNINDIDEKGDIALHIAARAGKNKVVSFLLDHHARINAKNLHGQTPLICAAKAGNACTISLLLKKKALPNIADDLGMTPLHHAAQLSTPKIIGLLLTAPATKEIIDTVDKYGKTPLIYAINRLHIPTITILLRSGANPNVKDVRGMTAMHYAAQTGNTELAILLLKYSANINTEDNKKETPLSLALKADKEEMVNFLLSQSTTHKEGKKTESIEYSAHHISALHRCTDIKDEKKREKAVTLLLSQLNTRNTEPECNICYETPADKEKTVIDVCFYFSCCSKMICADCKPKIEEPEKEKNECPFCNQEYELLKSSLEVDKK, encoded by the coding sequence ATGCGACATTTTTTATTATGCCTATGCACAATATCATTACCACTAAACGCGATGGACGGTTTTTTGCCAACAGCTTTTACTGCCGCAGCAATGAGTATTTTTACCGGAACGGCTGTTCATAAACATAAGCAACAAGAACTCGAACGCATACAGCATGAACTCGATGTCCTTCAAGAAAAAATTGGCATACAAGATCAACTTTTACACCAATTGCGCCATCAGGGATGCTTAATAAAAAAAGATGGCAAAGAATATGTTTGCAATCCACTAAACAACTTTATAAATAGATCAATCTTACAAGATGAACTTAATATACAAAACGCTCTGCACATGCTAACATCAATCCCTACTTTTAATATTAACGATATTGATGAAAAAGGTGATATTGCTCTACATATTGCAGCACGAGCAGGAAAAAACAAAGTTGTTTCATTTCTACTGGATCATCACGCACGTATTAATGCAAAAAACTTGCACGGACAAACACCTTTAATATGCGCTGCAAAAGCTGGTAATGCATGCACTATTTCTTTGTTACTCAAAAAAAAAGCCTTACCTAATATTGCCGATGATCTGGGTATGACACCATTGCATCATGCCGCACAGTTAAGCACACCAAAAATCATTGGCCTCTTGCTCACAGCACCTGCAACAAAAGAGATTATTGACACTGTTGATAAATATGGTAAAACACCATTAATCTATGCAATAAACAGATTACATATTCCAACTATTACTATTTTATTGCGTTCAGGAGCAAATCCTAACGTAAAAGATGTACGAGGCATGACCGCAATGCACTATGCTGCACAAACCGGCAATACCGAATTAGCAATACTATTATTAAAATACAGCGCTAATATCAATACAGAAGATAATAAAAAAGAAACGCCTCTCTCACTAGCATTAAAAGCGGATAAAGAAGAAATGGTTAATTTTTTATTATCACAAAGCACCACCCATAAAGAAGGCAAAAAGACTGAATCAATTGAATATTCTGCACACCATATTTCAGCATTACATAGATGCACAGATATAAAAGATGAAAAAAAAAGAGAAAAGGCGGTCACCTTATTACTCAGCCAGTTAAACACCCGAAACACAGAACCTGAATGCAACATATGCTATGAAACACCTGCTGATAAAGAAAAAACAGTAATAGATGTTTGTTTTTATTTCAGTTGCTGCAGTAAAATGATTTGCGCCGACTGTAAACCGAAAATAGAAGAGCCCGAAAAAGAAAAAAACGAATGCCCTTTTTGCAACCAAGAATATGAGCTCTTAAAAAGCTCGCTCGAAGTTGATAAAAAATAA